The following DNA comes from Kitasatospora sp. NBC_01287.
TCACCGGCCTGGTAGGCCGCCGCGATCGCCCGCCGCTGCAGCTTGCCGCTGCTGGTCCTGGGCAACTGGCCGGGGCGCAGGTAGTGCACGTCCTCGGCCCGCACCGTGACGCCGATGGTGGTGACCAGGTGCTCGACGATCCTCGCGCGGCTGCCCGCGATGTCCTCGCGCGCCTCGCGCTCCACCTCGGTCAGCACCACGATCACCCCGTCGATCTGGGCCACCGCCGTCCGACCGTCGCGGACGAACGGGAGCTGCTCCAGGGCCTGTTCGAAGTCGGCGGCGAACAGGCTCTGACCGTTGACCTTGATCCGGTCGCTGATCCGGCCGGTGATGAAGAGCTCACCGCCGTCCAGGAAGCCGATGTCACCGGTGGCGTACCAGCCCTCCGCCGCGGCCAGCGGGAGCGGCTGGTCGAAGTAGCCCGTGGCCAGGGTGCCGCCGGCCAGCTCGACCTCGCCCAACTCGCGTTCCCCGCACGGGCGTCCGTGCTCGTCGCGGAGCCGGGCGGTGAACTCCGCCAGCACCGGGCCCACCGAGATGGCCGGCACCCCCGACGGCGCGTCCACCACCCGGATCTCGCTGCCCACCGGGCGGCTGGCGACCAGCAGCACCGCCTCCGCCATGCCGTAGCAGGGCATGAAGACGTCGCGCCGCAGCCCGGCCGGTGCCATCAGGTCCAGGAAGGCGTTCAGGTTGGGCAGGTTGATCGGCTCGCTGCCGAGGTAGATCGAGCGCAGCCCCGACAGGTCGAGTTCGGCGAGTTCCTCCGGGTCGAGGTCCTGCATCAGCTTGAGCGAGTAGTCCACCGCGAAGTTGGGGATCACCGTGCCGATCACGTGCTCCCGCGCCATCTGCTCCCACCAGCCGCGCGGGTCGAAGAGGAAGGTCACCGGCTCGGCGAGCAGCAGGTCGCAGCCGATCGCGAAGCAGGAGAGCAGCCCGCCGACCAGGCCCATGTCGTGGTAGAGCGGCAGCCAGCTGCTGACCCGCTCCTGCGGCGCCCGGCCGTCGGTGCGAGTGATCATGGCCAGGTTGGCCCGGAGCCGGTCCTGGCGCACCGGTATCCCCTTGGGGAAGGAGGTCGAGCCGGAGGAGAACTGGACGAAGGCCAGTTCGTCGTCGGCCGGGGTGCGCAGCCGGGCCCCCGGCGTGGTCGTCCCCGCGGGCGGCAGCGGCAGTGGCAGCGCCCCCGTCGGCAGGTCCAGGCCGGCCAGGGTCGGGACCAGCAGGATCCGGGCCGCCGTGAAGTCCCCGGCGATCCGGGCGAGGAACTCCTGGTAGGCGTCCCGGGGTTGGTTCAGCACGTACGGCTTGACCGAGAGCGGCACCGCGCCGATCTCCATCAGGCCGAGGAAGGCGAAGACCACCGCGGCGCTGGTCTCGAACGGGAAGAGCACCCGGGTGCCCGGCTCGATCCCCTGCGCCCGGAAGAAGTCCGCGTAGCCGGCCACCTGCTCGGGGAAGTCCCGGTAGGCGGTGAACTCCGGCCGCTCGCCGAACTTCTCGTACAGGTGCAGGCCCCGCTCGGGCGGGCACTGCTGGTTGCGCTGGATGTGCTCAAGCACCGCTGGACCCTCTCCTGGCCGCTGTTCGGCGGCCCGCATCTTGACGGACGGTCAACTCACCGCGGCCGCGGCCGCCAGGAAGTCCTGCAGCGTCACCAGGCAGCGCTGCTCGGCGTCCAGGAAGGCCACCGTGACCAGCGCGTCCACCGCCGGGTCCGCCGCTCCGGGCAGGTGGACGCGCTGGCGGAACCGGGCCCGGAAGGTGAGGCCGTCCTCCTCGAACTCCTCCTCGCCCGGCTCGTCGAGCAGGGTGGTGACCTCGACCTGGCCGCGCGGGATCTCGGCCCGGTAGTCGATCTCGGTGCGGGCGACCACGGCGATCAGCCGCTCGCCGTGCACCAGGCCCTGCCGGGTGAGCCAGTCCCAGCGCCCGGCCTCCAGGTATTCGAGCGCGACCGCGTTGTTCACGTGGCCCAGCGCGTCGAGGTCATTGGGGCGCACCGGCAGGGTCAGCCGTGTTTCGCCGAAGTACATGTCGGACCGCCCGATCGATCGTGTTGCGGAAACGGTTCGCCCGGCCGGCCGTACCGGTGACCAGGACCACGGCGGAGACGAAGCCGCCGCTGTGCGAGAGGGAGACGCTCACCTGCGGCCGGCGGTGCGCCAGTTCGTCGGCCAAGGCGCCGCGGAGCCGGAAGCCCGGGGCGCCCCGCCCGTCGTGCACCAGCTCCGCGTCCGTCCAGAACCACGGCCGCGCGGTCGGCGGGAGGGCCTTGAAGAGCGCCTCCTTCGCCGCGAAACCGCCCGCCAGGCTCTGCGGCGGCACCGCGGAGGCGGCGAAGTGCCGCAGCTCCGCGGCGGTGAAGAAGACCTCGGGCGCGCTCAGCGCCGCGGCTGCCGCCACCTCGCTGACCAGTTGGAGGTCGTGCCCCAGGCCGATCAGCTCCCGACGAGATCCAGCCAAGTGTCCTCGACCTCGTCGCGGGAGTGGACCTCGATCCCGGTGATCTTCTTCAGGGCGCCGCAGATCAGCTGCTCCTTCTTCTCCAGCGCCTCGGGACGGTAGTCGGTCTCCGCGGTGTCGAGGTGGTCCCACCAGTTCACGTGGGTGCCGCGGTCCTCCTTCTGCTCCCGGGCGCTGCCCTGCAGCTCGCCGTCCTCGCGCAGGAAGAGGTGCGCCACCGCGAAGGCGTCCTTGGCGTGGTACTCGCCGCTGTCCACCAGTGCCTTGGCGAAGGAGATGAAGTAGTTGCGGTGCTGGATCTCGTCGGCCGCCACCTGCTTGAAGATCCGGCGCAGGCCCGGGTCCTGGACGACCTGCTGGCACTGCCCGTAGTTGACCGCGGCCGTGATCTCGGAGATCGCGAGCAGCATCAGGGTGCGCAGCATGTCGTCGTCGGGGAAGACCTGGCGGAAGGCGATGAAGGTCTCGTCCGAGATCGGCTCCATCCCGCTGAGGTCGGCGAGCCGGTTGAAGACCGTCTCGTGGTGCGCCTCTTCCTCGTTCCAGTAGCGGCTCCAGGTGCCGCAGGCCTCCATGATCGAGGCGACCGCCGGGTTCGTCCCCTGCCAGCGGCGGCACTCCGCCTCCGCCTGGCGCTCCAGCCGGTCGGCGCCCGGCTTGGTGGTCAGCTCGGCCCGGCCGGCGTTCCAGACCAGGTTGCGGTCGATCGGCGTCAGCGCGTCCAGGTCGACGTCGGCCAGCAGCTCGACGACGCTCCAGCGGCGTGACTCGTGCAGACGCTGCTGCTCCCAGGTCACGTCGACCAGGGACATGCCGCGCTCGGTCACCGCGTCGTAGAGGTCGGTGATGATGGCGGGCGGCGCGGTGGCGGCGTTCCGCGCACCGCCGCTCGCGGCTCCGGCACTCGTGGCCTCGGCATTGGTGGCCTCGGCACTCGTGGCTTCGACGATGCTCATCCGGCCGCCTCCTGCTGCCGCTCGAACTCCTCCAGGAAGACCTTCAGCACCGCCGCCGTCGACGTGTCGAGCGGCAGCGCGGGCAGTCGCACCCGCACGCCGTAGTCCTTGCGGAGCGCGTTCGCGGTCCGGGCGAACGCCTCCATGAGATCGATGCTGTTCGTCATTTTCGGGCTGCGGCCGATCACCGCGGCCAACGTCACGTCATCGGAGAACAGTTGCTCGTCTGTGAGGCCCGCATACTCGGCGAACTTCTGCCGAATGTAGGCCTCCACCCCCTGGGTCACCATGCTGCAGAACGATACCGTCGCCGACACCACTCGCCAAGTGGGGATTCTCACATGGGCAGTTGACGGACCGTCAGATATTTATCCGAGCTGATGTCAATGGCACTGTGTTAACTTGAGGTGAAAAGCATCCACCCTCGGCCGCGCACCGGGGCAACTGAATGGCCGTCAAGTCGAGTGCCAATTGCTTTCCGTCGACTTTCCGCATGCTAACTGTCAGTCCTGCGGACCGTCGCGGCGGCCAGGACGGCCACCGCGCAGGCGAAGCCGATCGCCAACTCCCAGGTGTGGCGGGCGCCGCCGAGCCGGTCGGCGCCCGCCGAGCTCAGCACGGAGACGGTCAGCGCGGTGCCGAGGACGGCGCCGAGCTGGCGGAAGGCGGCGTTGGCCGCGCTCGCGGTGGCCAGCCGCGCGGGCTCGACGCCCGCCAGCGCGACCCCGCCCAGCACCGGCCAGACCAGGCCGGCGCCGAACCCCATCACCGCCGCTCCTGGCAGCCAGTGGGTGACGAAGTCCGGTTGCCGGCCGCCTCCCCAGAAGAGCAGCAGCGTGCCGCAGACGTAGACCAGGCAGCCGGCGATCACCACCAGGCGGTCACCGAACCGCTCGGCCAGCCGGACCGCCGGCCTGGCGATCAGCGCGGTGGCGATCGGCGGCGGGGTGGTGGCCAGACCCGCCGTGATCAGCGACCAGCCCCAGTGCTCGGTGAGGAAGAGGATGTTGTTCAGGATCACGGCGTAGAAGGTCACCGAGAAGAGCATCGAACCGACGTTGCCGCCAAGGGCGTTGCGCGTGCGGAGCAGGTCCAGGGCGAGCACCGGCGAGCTGTGGCGGGCGCTGCGCAGCACCACCGCCACCGCGAGCACCGCCCCGCCGGCCAGGCAGCCGATGGTGGCCGCGCTCGCCCAGGTCCAGTCCGGCCCCTTGACCAGGCCGAGCGCCAGCAGGCCGAGGGCGGCACCGAGCAGCACCATGCCCAGCACATCGGGCATCGACCCACCGCTCTCGCGCCGCTCGGCCAGCGAGCGGGAGGCCCGGACCGCCAGGATCCCGATCGGGAGGTTCACCAGGAAGACCGCGCGCCAGCTCAGGTCCTCGGCGAGCACTCCCCCGAGCCCGGGTCCGATCCCGGCGGCGAGCGCCGCGGCCGCGCCCCAGATGGTGATCGCCACCAGCCGCCGGGCCGCCGGGAACATCGGCATCAGCAGCGCGAGCGAGGTCGGCACCAGGACGGCGGCGCCCAGTGCCTGGAGCAGCCGGGCGGCGATCAGCACCCCGACCGAGCCCGCGACCCCGCAGAGCACCGATGCCACGGTGAAGGTCACCAGCCCCACCACGAACGAGCGCCGGCAGCCGAACCGGTCGGCCAACCGCCCGGCCGGCATCAGCAGCGCGGCGATCACCACGTTGTAGCCGTTCAGCACCCAGGAGAGGGTGGCCAGGTCGGAGCGGGCGAAGGCCTTGGCGATGTCGGGGAACGCCACGTTCACGATGGTGCTGTCCAGGAACGCCATGAAGGCGCCCAGGCAGCAGAGCAGCACCAGCAGGACCGACGGCTCGGTGCTCGGGCCGTCCGTCGGTGCTAATCGCGGGGGCGCGGATCCGGTCGGCACACTGGCTCCTTCACGGGGCTCGACTGCGGGCACGGGGCCGCGGACCGCCCGGTGCAGGGCGTGCCAGGGCAGCGTGATGCCGCAACTCACCTGCTGGAACGCCTGGTTGCCCAGCCGATCAGCCGCACGCGAACCCCCGCACACCCTGACGGGCCCGATCACCATGCTCGTTGTTACCCGCCAGTGTCAATCCCCCACCCGCGCACCACCCGATCCGGGAGCGGACTGCCCGACAGCGGGCCAACAGCGGTGCGCTACCCGGCGGCAGCCGCAGGCACCAGGCCATCAGCGACCAGGCCGTCAGCGACCAGGCCGGCCAGGACCGCCTGCCCCAGGGCCTGCACCGCGGACTGGGGCCGAACCATCACGGTGAACTCCTTGACCCGGCCCGCCTCGTCGAACTGGAGCAGGTCGATGCCGTGGATCTGCTTGCCGGCCACGGTGGCCCGGAAGGCCAGGATCTCGGAGCGCGCCTCCTCGCCGTCCGCACTGGTCTCGGCCGTCCCCTCGAAGTGCCCGACGTAGCGGAAGTCCTCGAAGGTGCGCAGCAGCACGCCGAAGAGGCCGAGCACCATGGGCTTGCCCTCGAACGGGGTGAACTTCACCGGGCTGTAGAACCGGATGTCCTCGGTGAACAGGTCGTCCAGCGCGGTGAGATCGCTCGTCTCCACCGCGGCGCGGAAGCGTTCGGCCGTCTCCATGGCTCC
Coding sequences within:
- a CDS encoding holo-ACP synthase; translated protein: MAGSRRELIGLGHDLQLVSEVAAAAALSAPEVFFTAAELRHFAASAVPPQSLAGGFAAKEALFKALPPTARPWFWTDAELVHDGRGAPGFRLRGALADELAHRRPQVSVSLSHSGGFVSAVVLVTGTAGRANRFRNTIDRAVRHVLRRNTADPAGAPQ
- a CDS encoding thioesterase family protein, giving the protein MRPNDLDALGHVNNAVALEYLEAGRWDWLTRQGLVHGERLIAVVARTEIDYRAEIPRGQVEVTTLLDEPGEEEFEEDGLTFRARFRQRVHLPGAADPAVDALVTVAFLDAEQRCLVTLQDFLAAAAAVS
- a CDS encoding MFS transporter, translated to MPTGSAPPRLAPTDGPSTEPSVLLVLLCCLGAFMAFLDSTIVNVAFPDIAKAFARSDLATLSWVLNGYNVVIAALLMPAGRLADRFGCRRSFVVGLVTFTVASVLCGVAGSVGVLIAARLLQALGAAVLVPTSLALLMPMFPAARRLVAITIWGAAAALAAGIGPGLGGVLAEDLSWRAVFLVNLPIGILAVRASRSLAERRESGGSMPDVLGMVLLGAALGLLALGLVKGPDWTWASAATIGCLAGGAVLAVAVVLRSARHSSPVLALDLLRTRNALGGNVGSMLFSVTFYAVILNNILFLTEHWGWSLITAGLATTPPPIATALIARPAVRLAERFGDRLVVIAGCLVYVCGTLLLFWGGGRQPDFVTHWLPGAAVMGFGAGLVWPVLGGVALAGVEPARLATASAANAAFRQLGAVLGTALTVSVLSSAGADRLGGARHTWELAIGFACAVAVLAAATVRRTDS
- a CDS encoding AMP-binding protein yields the protein MLEHIQRNQQCPPERGLHLYEKFGERPEFTAYRDFPEQVAGYADFFRAQGIEPGTRVLFPFETSAAVVFAFLGLMEIGAVPLSVKPYVLNQPRDAYQEFLARIAGDFTAARILLVPTLAGLDLPTGALPLPLPPAGTTTPGARLRTPADDELAFVQFSSGSTSFPKGIPVRQDRLRANLAMITRTDGRAPQERVSSWLPLYHDMGLVGGLLSCFAIGCDLLLAEPVTFLFDPRGWWEQMAREHVIGTVIPNFAVDYSLKLMQDLDPEELAELDLSGLRSIYLGSEPINLPNLNAFLDLMAPAGLRRDVFMPCYGMAEAVLLVASRPVGSEIRVVDAPSGVPAISVGPVLAEFTARLRDEHGRPCGERELGEVELAGGTLATGYFDQPLPLAAAEGWYATGDIGFLDGGELFITGRISDRIKVNGQSLFAADFEQALEQLPFVRDGRTAVAQIDGVIVVLTEVEREAREDIAGSRARIVEHLVTTIGVTVRAEDVHYLRPGQLPRTSSGKLQRRAIAAAYQAGELTGLTLDPPPHRP
- a CDS encoding acyl-ACP desaturase → MSIVEATSAEATNAEATSAGAASGGARNAATAPPAIITDLYDAVTERGMSLVDVTWEQQRLHESRRWSVVELLADVDLDALTPIDRNLVWNAGRAELTTKPGADRLERQAEAECRRWQGTNPAVASIMEACGTWSRYWNEEEAHHETVFNRLADLSGMEPISDETFIAFRQVFPDDDMLRTLMLLAISEITAAVNYGQCQQVVQDPGLRRIFKQVAADEIQHRNYFISFAKALVDSGEYHAKDAFAVAHLFLREDGELQGSAREQKEDRGTHVNWWDHLDTAETDYRPEALEKKEQLICGALKKITGIEVHSRDEVEDTWLDLVGS
- a CDS encoding nuclear transport factor 2 family protein, whose translation is METAERFRAAVETSDLTALDDLFTEDIRFYSPVKFTPFEGKPMVLGLFGVLLRTFEDFRYVGHFEGTAETSADGEEARSEILAFRATVAGKQIHGIDLLQFDEAGRVKEFTVMVRPQSAVQALGQAVLAGLVADGLVADGLVPAAAAG